In Rhodanobacteraceae bacterium, the following proteins share a genomic window:
- a CDS encoding serine/threonine protein kinase — MGEDARWSAEQLEADFDALMDLSGTARATALAQIEARDPGRAQALRRWLGAVSASAGLLEDTGPVAAPAAIERIGAWRLTGLIGRGGSGEVHLGRRADGAFEREVAVKLLRADRNADALIVEERRLLARLDHPNIARLLDGGVAPDGRPWLVTELISGRPLDAWLRETAPDLDRRLKTFTALADAVACAHARGIVHADLKPANVLVDAHDQPHLLDFGVARLLEHAAPASHAALHGLTPAWAAPEQLDGSPANARSDVYALGLLLYLVLTGDTPVDAQAHSLSELKALRQQQDPPAPSQRAPAREAARLRGSLDALALRCLARDPAKRPATAGALLAELRDAHGRATAAAPAGARHASLATWLALATIGALAAWIWWQHARIADLQQRLDQLQRTQVDAPPSQPD, encoded by the coding sequence ATGGGCGAGGACGCGCGCTGGTCTGCGGAGCAGCTGGAGGCGGATTTCGACGCGCTGATGGACCTCTCCGGGACCGCCCGCGCCACCGCGCTGGCGCAGATCGAGGCACGCGACCCCGGCCGCGCGCAGGCGCTGCGCCGCTGGCTCGGCGCGGTCAGCGCGTCGGCGGGCCTGCTGGAAGACACCGGCCCGGTCGCCGCGCCGGCCGCCATCGAGCGCATCGGCGCGTGGCGCCTGACCGGGCTGATCGGCCGCGGCGGCAGCGGCGAGGTCCACCTCGGGCGACGCGCCGACGGCGCCTTCGAGCGCGAGGTCGCGGTCAAGCTGCTGCGCGCGGACCGCAACGCCGATGCGCTGATCGTCGAGGAGCGGCGCTTGCTGGCGCGGCTGGACCACCCCAACATCGCGCGTCTGCTGGACGGCGGCGTTGCCCCCGACGGGCGCCCCTGGCTGGTCACCGAACTGATCAGCGGACGCCCGCTGGATGCCTGGCTGCGCGAGACGGCGCCGGACCTGGACCGGCGGCTGAAGACCTTCACGGCGCTGGCCGACGCAGTGGCCTGCGCGCACGCCCGCGGCATCGTGCACGCGGACCTGAAGCCGGCGAATGTGCTGGTGGATGCGCATGACCAACCGCACCTGCTCGACTTCGGCGTCGCAAGGTTGCTGGAGCACGCCGCACCAGCCAGCCACGCGGCCCTGCACGGATTGACCCCGGCCTGGGCCGCGCCGGAACAACTCGACGGCAGCCCCGCCAACGCGCGCAGCGATGTCTACGCGCTCGGCCTGCTGCTGTACCTGGTCCTGACCGGCGATACGCCCGTCGATGCACAGGCGCATTCGCTGTCCGAGCTGAAGGCATTGCGCCAGCAGCAGGACCCGCCGGCCCCCAGCCAGCGCGCGCCGGCACGCGAGGCAGCACGCCTCCGCGGCAGCCTCGATGCCCTCGCCCTGCGCTGCCTGGCGCGCGATCCGGCGAAGCGTCCGGCAACGGCCGGCGCGCTGCTGGCGGAGCTGCGGGATGCCCACGGGCGAGCGACCGCGGCCGCGCCCGCCGGAGCACGCCACGCGAGCCTCGCCACCTGGCTGGCGCTGGCCACGATCGGCGCGCTCGCTGCATGGATCTGGTGGCAGCACGCGCGCATCGCCGACCTGCAACAGCGCCTCGACCAGTTGCAGCGGACGCAGGTGGATGCGCCACCCTCGCAGCCGGATTGA
- a CDS encoding acetoacetate--CoA ligase — MTAALWTPSQERIDAANLSRFKRFAHERFGAELPDYEALYDWSNTHPDRFWTAVWEFCGIRGRGDLTPAHEHFERMPGCRFFPKAEINFAQNLLRFRDERLAIIARGEDGSTRELSYNQLAEQVRRVRAALAAQGVGPGDRVAGFVPNRPEAVIAMLAAASLGAIWSSCSPDFGINGVLDRFGQIAPKVLFTADGYFYGGKRFDCLEKVAGILTQLPSVQRVVVFAYAGTDRELASVPNAVRWDEFAPETTELLSFHHGPFDRPQYILYSSGTTGVPKCIVHGQGGTLIQHLKELVLHTDLRREDRIFYYTTCGWMMWNWLVSSLAVGATMVLFDGSPFHPGPGSLFDLVDELGISVFGTSAKWIAAADKAGVKPRETHKLSKLRTILSTGSPLAPESYDYVYRDIKPDVLLASISGGTDIVSCFVLGNPVLPVYRGELQCRGLGMKVEILDDDGKPVRGEPGELSCTQPFPSMPVGFWNDADGHKYHDAYFGKIDNTWCHGDLALLTEHDGIVILGRSDATLNPGGVRIGTAEIYRQVEKLPEVLESICVAQDWDSDVRVVLFVRLREGHELDEAMQGRIRKVIRDNTTPRHVPAKILAVPDIPRTISGKIVELAVRNVIHGKPVKNTDALANPQALEHFRDRGELSQP, encoded by the coding sequence ATGACCGCTGCCCTGTGGACCCCCAGCCAGGAGCGCATCGACGCGGCCAACCTGAGCCGCTTCAAGCGCTTCGCGCACGAGCGCTTCGGCGCCGAGCTGCCCGACTACGAAGCGCTCTACGACTGGTCGAACACCCACCCGGACCGCTTCTGGACCGCGGTGTGGGAGTTCTGCGGCATCCGCGGCCGTGGCGACCTGACGCCGGCCCATGAGCACTTCGAGCGCATGCCCGGCTGCCGCTTCTTCCCGAAGGCCGAGATCAACTTTGCGCAGAACCTGCTGCGCTTCCGCGACGAGCGCCTGGCGATCATCGCGCGCGGCGAGGATGGCTCCACTCGCGAGCTCAGCTACAACCAGCTCGCCGAACAGGTGCGGCGGGTGCGCGCGGCGCTCGCCGCGCAGGGCGTGGGCCCCGGCGACCGCGTCGCCGGCTTCGTGCCGAACCGCCCCGAGGCGGTGATCGCGATGCTCGCCGCGGCCAGCCTGGGCGCGATCTGGTCCTCGTGCTCGCCGGACTTCGGCATCAACGGCGTGCTCGACCGCTTCGGCCAGATCGCGCCGAAGGTGCTGTTCACTGCCGACGGTTATTTCTACGGCGGCAAGCGCTTCGATTGCCTGGAGAAGGTCGCCGGCATCCTCACCCAGCTGCCGAGCGTGCAGCGCGTGGTGGTGTTCGCCTATGCCGGCACCGACCGCGAGCTCGCGAGCGTGCCGAACGCGGTGCGCTGGGATGAGTTCGCCCCGGAGACCACCGAGCTCCTGAGCTTCCACCACGGTCCCTTCGACCGTCCGCAGTACATCCTGTATTCCTCGGGCACCACCGGCGTGCCCAAGTGCATCGTCCACGGCCAGGGCGGCACCCTGATCCAGCACCTGAAGGAGCTGGTGCTGCACACCGATTTGCGCCGCGAGGACCGCATCTTCTACTACACCACCTGCGGCTGGATGATGTGGAACTGGCTGGTGTCCAGCCTCGCGGTGGGCGCCACCATGGTGCTGTTCGACGGCTCGCCCTTCCACCCGGGCCCAGGCTCGCTGTTCGACCTGGTGGACGAACTCGGCATCAGCGTGTTCGGCACCAGCGCGAAGTGGATCGCCGCCGCCGACAAGGCCGGCGTCAAGCCGCGCGAGACCCACAAGCTGAGCAAGCTGCGCACGATCCTGTCGACCGGCTCGCCGCTGGCGCCGGAGAGCTACGACTACGTCTACCGCGACATCAAGCCGGATGTGCTGCTGGCCTCGATCAGCGGCGGCACCGACATCGTCTCCTGCTTCGTGCTCGGCAACCCGGTGCTGCCGGTGTACCGCGGCGAACTGCAGTGCCGGGGCCTGGGCATGAAGGTCGAGATCCTGGACGACGACGGCAAGCCGGTGCGCGGCGAACCCGGCGAACTGTCCTGCACCCAGCCTTTCCCGTCGATGCCGGTCGGCTTCTGGAACGACGCCGACGGCCACAAGTATCACGACGCCTACTTCGGCAAGATCGACAACACCTGGTGCCACGGCGACCTCGCGCTGCTGACCGAGCACGACGGCATCGTCATCCTCGGCCGGTCCGACGCCACCCTGAACCCCGGCGGCGTGCGCATCGGCACCGCGGAGATCTATCGCCAGGTGGAGAAGCTGCCGGAAGTGCTGGAATCGATCTGCGTGGCGCAGGACTGGGACAGCGATGTTCGCGTGGTGCTGTTCGTGCGCCTGCGCGAGGGCCATGAACTGGATGAGGCCATGCAGGGCCGCATCCGCAAGGTCATCCGCGACAACACCACCCCGCGCCACGTCCCCGCCAAGATCCTCGCCGTGCCCGACATCCCGCGCACCATCAGCGGCAAGATCGTCGAACTCGCCGTGCGCAACGTGATCCACGGCAAGCCGGTCAAGAACACCGACGCGCTGGCCAACCCGCAGGCGCTGGAGCACTTCCGCGACCGCGGCGAACTGTCGCAGCCCTGA
- a CDS encoding DUF1993 domain-containing protein — translation MAIDLYESTVPLLLHHLGSLDRLLDKAAEHAAARGFDPGNLLRARLAPDMFDLTRQIQIATDQAKGCGARLAGVEVPKFEDVETTIPELKARIARTQEFLRSLDRDAIAGAEERPVSITIPGRTLEFTGKAYAHTWVWPNFYFHYTMAYALMRHNGVVLGKRDYLGA, via the coding sequence ATGGCCATCGACCTCTACGAATCCACCGTCCCCTTGTTGCTGCACCACCTGGGCAGCCTGGATCGATTGCTCGACAAGGCAGCCGAGCACGCCGCGGCGCGCGGTTTCGACCCCGGCAACCTGCTGCGCGCACGGTTGGCGCCGGACATGTTCGACCTGACCCGCCAGATCCAGATCGCGACCGACCAGGCCAAGGGCTGCGGCGCGCGGCTGGCCGGTGTCGAGGTGCCGAAATTCGAGGACGTCGAGACCACCATCCCGGAACTGAAGGCACGCATCGCGCGCACCCAGGAGTTCCTGCGCAGCCTGGACCGCGATGCGATCGCCGGCGCCGAGGAGCGGCCGGTGTCGATCACGATCCCTGGCCGCACGCTGGAGTTCACCGGCAAGGCCTATGCCCATACCTGGGTCTGGCCGAACTTCTACTTCCACTACACCATGGCCTACGCCCTGATGCGCCACAACGGCGTGGTTCTGGGCAAGCGCGACTACCTCGGCGCCTGA
- the groES gene encoding co-chaperone GroES, producing MKIRPLHDRVIIKRMEEERVSAGGIVIPDSATEKPVRGQVIAAGNGKILENGSVRPIAVKAGDKVLFGKYSGTEVKVDGEELLVMREEDIMGVIEA from the coding sequence ATGAAAATCCGTCCTTTGCACGATCGCGTGATCATCAAGCGCATGGAAGAAGAGCGCGTCAGCGCCGGCGGCATCGTGATCCCCGACTCCGCCACCGAGAAGCCGGTCCGCGGCCAGGTCATCGCTGCCGGCAACGGCAAGATCCTGGAGAACGGCAGCGTGCGTCCGATCGCGGTGAAGGCCGGCGACAAGGTGCTGTTCGGCAAGTACAGCGGCACCGAGGTCAAGGTCGACGGCGAAGAACTGCTGGTGATGCGCGAAGAAGACATCATGGGTGTGATCGAGGCCTGA
- the trmB gene encoding tRNA (guanosine(46)-N7)-methyltransferase TrmB, with product MSDPGSPPSIQHRAIRSFVLRQGRTTDAQREALERDWPRYGLDWPRPAADPRDWFAQPLPVVIEIGFGNGEAIAAAAAADPARNYLGIEVHRPGVGRLLRELNARGIDNVRVISHDAVEVLRNAILPGSLDEVRLYFPDPWHKTRHHKRRIVQTPFAELVASRLRPGGRFHLATDWEPYALWMREVLDPSPLFRNTSTSDGYVPRPEGRIETHFERRGRRLGHGVWDMVYERV from the coding sequence ATGTCCGATCCCGGTTCACCGCCCTCCATACAGCACCGCGCCATCCGCAGCTTCGTGCTGCGCCAGGGGCGGACCACCGATGCGCAGCGCGAGGCGCTGGAGCGCGACTGGCCGCGCTATGGCCTGGACTGGCCGCGCCCGGCGGCGGATCCGCGCGACTGGTTCGCGCAGCCGCTGCCGGTGGTGATCGAGATCGGCTTCGGCAACGGCGAGGCGATCGCCGCGGCGGCGGCGGCCGATCCGGCGCGCAACTACCTCGGCATCGAGGTGCACCGGCCGGGCGTCGGGCGTTTGCTGCGTGAGCTCAACGCGCGCGGCATCGACAACGTCCGCGTGATCTCGCACGACGCCGTGGAAGTGCTGCGCAACGCGATCCTGCCCGGCTCCCTGGACGAAGTGCGCCTGTACTTTCCCGATCCCTGGCACAAGACCCGCCACCACAAGCGGCGCATCGTGCAGACCCCGTTCGCCGAGCTGGTCGCCAGCCGCCTGCGCCCGGGCGGCCGCTTCCATCTCGCCACCGACTGGGAGCCCTACGCGCTGTGGATGCGCGAAGTGCTCGATCCCTCGCCGCTGTTCCGCAACACCAGCACCAGCGATGGCTACGTGCCACGCCCTGAAGGCCGCATCGAAACCCACTTCGAGCGCCGTGGCCGGCGGCTGGGCCATGGGGTGTGGGATATGGTGTACGAGCGGGTGTGA
- a CDS encoding putative Ig domain-containing protein, whose translation MNLSQADPFADDQVLRLQARLAALRYRRRLPSAVAGEDYLAELSDQPVRLLPGTRLPPGITFDPATGLAGVPAVAGSYVVEFEECPAGPVRRWLLEVAEAPRLEIVRESLPAARVGNDLCAQMRLATPSLPVIWSVCDGRLPPGLRLDAHSGRLYGVPTQAGVWCCSLRAQLGAQAALAPLALVVSPARAARAIPVGGLLAEVRRRHVGLAAPAA comes from the coding sequence ATGAACCTCTCGCAAGCGGATCCCTTCGCCGACGACCAGGTCCTGCGCCTGCAGGCGCGCCTCGCCGCACTGCGCTACCGGCGGCGCCTGCCGAGCGCCGTGGCGGGCGAGGACTACCTGGCGGAACTGTCCGACCAGCCGGTGCGGCTGCTGCCCGGGACGCGGCTGCCGCCTGGAATCACCTTCGATCCCGCGACCGGATTGGCCGGCGTACCCGCGGTCGCTGGAAGCTACGTCGTCGAGTTCGAAGAATGTCCGGCCGGGCCGGTCAGGCGCTGGTTGCTCGAAGTGGCCGAGGCGCCGCGGCTGGAAATCGTGCGCGAGAGCTTGCCGGCGGCCCGCGTCGGCAACGATCTGTGCGCCCAGATGCGCCTGGCCACGCCGTCGCTCCCGGTGATCTGGAGTGTCTGCGACGGCCGCTTGCCGCCGGGCCTGCGCCTGGATGCGCACAGCGGACGCCTCTACGGCGTGCCCACCCAGGCCGGCGTCTGGTGCTGCAGCCTGCGTGCGCAACTGGGCGCGCAGGCAGCGCTGGCACCGTTGGCGCTGGTGGTGTCGCCGGCGCGCGCGGCGCGGGCGATTCCGGTCGGCGGCCTGCTGGCCGAGGTGCGCCGGCGGCATGTGGGCCTGGCCGCGCCAGCGGCGTGA
- a CDS encoding SLC13 family permease has protein sequence MDGALTLSFDMALVLVILGLTVILFVREWVSSDVAALVILVVLGLTQLVPVDRLFDGFASNAVMSVLAVMVLGAGLDRTGVMGHAASLVLKLSQGEEKRLVVALSLVAGTTSAFMQNPAVVALFLPVASRIAARTGYPLAHLLMPMGFCVVLGGTMSMVGNSPMILLNDLLLAANRNLPSGAESFRTLPLFVVLPVGLALFMAGVLYFRFYGSRVLEAQDDRQPVTPGTTESYFEQVYGIRGEVFELTVEAGSALIGHSIQDAETLPGAPLILAIKDNLGVRVAPPGDQLLAQSTVIGALAPPDVLEHYAQQHGLSRAPQVRQLEEAFNPARSGISEAVIPPNSRFIGKTIGELRLRKRYGISPLALTRGDEVYREDIRRVVVQSGDCLVFHSGWPELAEHVHERDFVVITDFPQEEHRPQKLWYAVIFFALGYGLALVGHFPLSVALLAGAVGMLLTGVLSMDEAYRAISWKTIFVLACLIPLGAAVDNSGTAAWLSQEAFAYLGGWPIWSLQLAIALLSAMAAMAISQIGATVLMVPMAINLALAANASPLEFALIAALGASNNFLTASNAVNSLISGPGSYRTRDFLRIGLPLTFVFAGLSVAMVTWLF, from the coding sequence ATGGATGGTGCGCTGACACTCTCCTTCGACATGGCGCTGGTGCTGGTCATCCTTGGCCTCACCGTGATCCTGTTCGTGCGCGAATGGGTGTCGTCCGATGTCGCGGCGCTGGTGATCCTGGTGGTGCTGGGGCTCACGCAACTGGTGCCGGTGGATCGATTGTTCGACGGATTCGCGTCGAACGCAGTGATGAGCGTGCTCGCGGTGATGGTGCTTGGCGCGGGACTGGACCGCACCGGCGTGATGGGGCACGCGGCCAGCCTGGTGCTGAAGCTCTCGCAGGGCGAGGAAAAGCGCCTGGTGGTGGCGCTGTCGCTGGTGGCCGGCACCACCAGCGCGTTCATGCAGAACCCGGCGGTGGTCGCGCTGTTCCTGCCGGTGGCCAGCCGCATCGCCGCGCGCACCGGTTATCCGCTGGCACACCTGCTGATGCCGATGGGTTTCTGCGTGGTGCTCGGCGGGACCATGAGCATGGTCGGCAATTCGCCGATGATCCTGCTCAACGACCTGCTGCTGGCGGCCAACCGCAACCTGCCCTCGGGCGCCGAGTCCTTCCGCACCCTGCCGCTGTTCGTGGTGCTGCCGGTGGGGCTGGCGCTGTTCATGGCCGGGGTCCTGTACTTCCGCTTCTACGGCAGTCGCGTGCTGGAAGCGCAGGACGATCGCCAGCCGGTCACGCCGGGTACCACTGAGAGCTACTTCGAACAGGTGTACGGCATCCGCGGCGAGGTCTTCGAGCTGACGGTCGAGGCAGGCAGCGCGCTGATCGGCCACAGCATCCAGGATGCCGAGACCTTGCCCGGCGCGCCGTTGATCCTGGCGATCAAGGACAACCTGGGCGTGCGCGTGGCGCCGCCCGGCGACCAGTTGCTGGCGCAGAGCACGGTGATCGGGGCGCTGGCGCCGCCGGATGTGCTGGAGCACTACGCCCAGCAGCACGGGCTGTCGCGTGCGCCGCAGGTGCGCCAGCTGGAGGAGGCCTTCAATCCGGCGCGCTCGGGTATTTCCGAGGCGGTGATTCCGCCGAACTCGCGCTTCATCGGCAAGACCATCGGCGAGCTGCGCCTGCGCAAGCGTTACGGCATCAGCCCGCTGGCGCTGACCCGAGGCGATGAGGTCTATCGCGAAGACATCCGCCGCGTGGTGGTGCAGTCGGGCGATTGCCTGGTGTTTCACAGCGGCTGGCCGGAACTGGCCGAACACGTGCACGAGCGGGATTTCGTCGTGATCACCGACTTCCCGCAGGAGGAGCACCGTCCGCAAAAGCTGTGGTACGCGGTGATCTTCTTTGCGCTGGGCTACGGGCTGGCGCTGGTGGGGCATTTTCCGCTGTCTGTGGCGCTGCTGGCGGGCGCCGTCGGCATGCTGCTGACCGGCGTATTGAGCATGGACGAGGCCTATCGCGCGATCAGCTGGAAGACCATCTTCGTGCTCGCCTGCCTGATTCCGCTCGGCGCCGCCGTGGACAACAGCGGCACTGCGGCCTGGCTCTCCCAGGAGGCTTTCGCCTATCTCGGCGGCTGGCCGATCTGGTCGCTGCAACTGGCCATCGCGCTGCTCAGCGCAATGGCCGCAATGGCGATCAGCCAGATCGGCGCCACCGTGCTGATGGTGCCGATGGCGATCAACCTGGCGCTCGCTGCGAACGCCAGTCCGCTGGAGTTCGCGCTGATCGCCGCGCTCGGCGCCTCGAACAACTTCCTGACCGCCAGCAACGCAGTCAATTCGCTGATCAGCGGGCCGGGCAGCTACCGCACGCGGGATTTCCTGCGTATCGGCCTGCCGCTGACTTTCGTCTTCGCCGGGCTTTCGGTGGCGATGGTCACCTGGTTGTTCTGA
- a CDS encoding thiazole synthase has protein sequence MPDVTHHDPLLIAGKTYRSRLLTGTGKFKDLEETRLATEAAGAQIVTVAIRRSNIGQDKSQPNLLDVLPPDRYTILPNTAGCFSADDAVRTCRLARELLDGAPLVKLEVLADLKTLFPDVVETLKATDILVREGFQVMVYTNDDPIVARELAKRGCVAVMPLAAPIGSGLGIRNPYNILTIIEEKTVPILVDAGVGTASDAAVAMELGCDGVLMNTAIAGAQNPVLMASAMRKAIEAGREAFLAGRIPRKRFANASSPMSGMIE, from the coding sequence ATTCCCGACGTGACCCACCACGACCCTCTGCTGATCGCTGGCAAGACCTACCGCTCCCGGCTGCTGACCGGCACCGGCAAGTTCAAGGATCTCGAAGAGACCCGGCTGGCCACCGAGGCCGCCGGTGCGCAGATCGTCACCGTGGCGATCCGCCGCAGCAACATCGGCCAGGACAAGAGCCAGCCGAATCTGCTCGATGTGCTGCCGCCGGATCGCTACACCATCCTGCCGAACACCGCGGGGTGCTTCTCCGCCGACGACGCGGTGCGCACCTGCCGCCTGGCGCGCGAGCTGCTGGACGGCGCGCCGCTGGTGAAGCTGGAGGTGCTGGCCGACCTGAAGACCCTGTTCCCGGATGTGGTCGAGACCCTGAAGGCGACCGACATCCTGGTGCGCGAGGGCTTCCAGGTGATGGTCTACACCAACGACGATCCGATCGTCGCGCGCGAACTGGCCAAGCGCGGCTGCGTTGCGGTGATGCCGCTGGCGGCGCCGATCGGCTCTGGCCTCGGCATCCGCAACCCGTACAACATCCTCACCATCATCGAGGAAAAGACCGTGCCGATCCTGGTCGATGCTGGCGTTGGCACCGCATCCGATGCCGCGGTGGCGATGGAACTCGGCTGCGACGGCGTGCTGATGAACACCGCCATCGCCGGCGCGCAGAACCCGGTGCTGATGGCCTCGGCGATGCGCAAGGCCATCGAAGCCGGCCGCGAGGCCTTCCTCGCCGGCCGCATCCCGCGCAAGCGCTTCGCCAACGCGTCCTCGCCGATGTCGGGGATGATCGAGTAG
- a CDS encoding pteridine reductase: MSTAPVVLVTGAARRVGATIARRLHAAGFDVALHYRSPGADLVALVAELESARPGSTLALQADLADIPATTALVPAILARFGRLDALVNNASSFYPTPLGGIEEAQFDDLMATNARAPLFLAQAAEAPLRAARGAIVNLVDIYADRPIPRYLPYCMAKAALVALTYGLARELGPEVRVNAIAPGNILWSTNPEKAETLAMVEQRTALKRQGSPEDLAGAVLWLLRDAGYVTGQVLRVDGGRWLNI; this comes from the coding sequence ATGAGCACAGCCCCTGTCGTCCTCGTCACCGGCGCCGCGCGCCGCGTTGGCGCCACCATTGCGCGCCGCTTGCATGCGGCGGGGTTCGATGTCGCATTGCATTACCGCAGTCCCGGCGCCGACCTGGTTGCGCTGGTTGCGGAACTGGAGTCGGCGCGCCCGGGGAGCACGCTGGCGCTGCAGGCGGACCTGGCGGACATCCCGGCGACCACGGCGCTGGTGCCGGCGATCCTGGCGCGCTTCGGCCGGCTGGATGCGCTGGTCAACAACGCGTCGAGTTTCTACCCGACGCCACTCGGCGGCATCGAAGAAGCGCAGTTCGACGACCTGATGGCGACCAACGCGCGCGCGCCGCTGTTCCTGGCGCAGGCCGCCGAGGCGCCGCTGCGCGCTGCGCGCGGCGCGATCGTCAACCTGGTCGACATCTACGCGGACCGTCCGATTCCGCGCTACCTGCCCTATTGCATGGCGAAGGCGGCGCTGGTCGCCCTGACCTACGGCCTGGCGCGCGAACTCGGCCCCGAGGTGCGCGTCAACGCCATCGCGCCGGGCAACATCCTGTGGTCGACCAATCCCGAGAAAGCGGAGACCCTGGCGATGGTCGAGCAGCGCACCGCGCTCAAGCGCCAGGGCTCCCCGGAAGACCTTGCCGGCGCGGTGTTGTGGCTGCTGCGCGACGCCGGCTATGTGACCGGCCAGGTGCTGCGGGTGGACGGCGGGCGCTGGCTCAATATCTGA
- a CDS encoding c-type cytochrome has protein sequence MRLFLAALALVLTCAAAPRLSAQGGPPPPPAFAPLPAAAPVPAGNPQSTAKIALGQALFWDEQLSKTGTVACGSCHMPRAGGTDQRTRTPNPASVHPGPDQVFGTPDDIVGSMGVPAHAANGIYQFDPLFGMAPQVGSRQSQTAVNAGFPTTLFWDGRAAGVFLDPDTQQTLIPAGGALENQALGPVVNAVEMAHAGGTLADMTQRIAAISPLKLSPAVPQALGDWIAGRSYPQLFEEVFGTPEVSSARLALAIAAYERTLVSNQTPHDLQLAGNQAAMTADELAGRQAFVQAGCARCHGGPLLSDNNFHYIGVRPGNADPGRFAVTGNNGDRGRMRTPPLRNIELSAPYFADGRFQTLEEVVAFYNRGGDFSAPNKDPRIVPLGLTPQQQAAIVTFLRRPLTDPRVQNETGPFARPQLYTESTAVPQASSQGIPGSGGAIPRLTAYEPPLVGDSGFTLGVDGGLPAAPARALLALSDPASATASALRSIDFSLSALGAGSIDLALPTRTEVGDALLYLRVFVQDPAAPGGWSASGSVAFRLIGPDDELWASGFED, from the coding sequence ATGCGTCTGTTCCTGGCTGCCCTAGCCCTCGTCCTCACGTGCGCGGCCGCGCCGCGGTTGTCCGCCCAGGGCGGTCCGCCCCCGCCGCCCGCTTTCGCGCCGCTGCCCGCGGCGGCGCCGGTCCCGGCGGGCAACCCACAGTCCACGGCCAAGATCGCGCTGGGCCAGGCATTGTTCTGGGACGAGCAGCTCTCCAAGACCGGCACGGTGGCCTGCGGCAGCTGCCACATGCCGCGTGCCGGCGGCACCGACCAGCGCACGCGCACGCCGAACCCGGCCAGCGTGCACCCGGGGCCGGACCAGGTGTTCGGCACGCCGGACGACATCGTCGGGTCGATGGGCGTGCCGGCGCACGCCGCCAACGGCATTTACCAGTTCGACCCGCTGTTCGGCATGGCCCCGCAGGTGGGATCGCGCCAATCGCAGACCGCGGTGAACGCGGGCTTCCCGACCACCCTGTTCTGGGACGGTCGTGCCGCCGGCGTCTTCCTCGACCCGGACACCCAGCAGACCCTGATCCCGGCAGGCGGTGCGCTGGAGAACCAGGCGCTCGGGCCAGTGGTGAACGCGGTGGAAATGGCACATGCCGGCGGCACCCTGGCGGACATGACCCAGCGCATCGCCGCCATTTCGCCACTGAAGCTGTCGCCCGCAGTGCCCCAGGCGCTGGGCGACTGGATTGCCGGGCGCAGCTACCCGCAACTGTTCGAAGAGGTGTTTGGCACGCCGGAGGTGAGCTCCGCGCGGCTGGCGCTGGCGATCGCAGCTTACGAGCGCACGCTGGTATCGAACCAGACGCCGCACGACCTGCAGCTCGCCGGCAACCAGGCGGCGATGACCGCGGACGAACTCGCCGGGCGCCAGGCCTTCGTGCAGGCGGGCTGCGCGCGCTGCCACGGTGGGCCGCTGCTCAGCGACAACAATTTCCACTATATCGGGGTGCGCCCGGGCAACGCCGATCCGGGCCGCTTCGCCGTGACCGGCAACAATGGCGATCGCGGCCGCATGCGCACACCGCCGCTGCGCAACATCGAACTGTCGGCGCCATATTTCGCCGACGGGCGCTTCCAGACGTTGGAAGAGGTGGTCGCCTTCTACAACCGCGGCGGCGATTTCAGTGCGCCGAACAAGGATCCGCGCATCGTGCCGCTGGGCCTGACGCCGCAGCAGCAGGCGGCCATCGTGACCTTCCTGCGCCGGCCGCTGACCGACCCACGGGTGCAGAACGAAACCGGGCCGTTCGCGCGGCCGCAGCTGTACACCGAATCAACCGCCGTGCCCCAAGCTTCCAGCCAGGGCATCCCCGGCAGCGGCGGCGCGATCCCGCGGCTGACTGCCTACGAGCCGCCGCTGGTCGGTGACAGCGGGTTCACCCTCGGCGTCGATGGCGGTTTGCCGGCAGCCCCGGCACGTGCGCTGCTGGCGCTCTCCGATCCCGCCAGCGCCACAGCCTCCGCGCTGCGCAGCATCGACTTCAGCCTGTCCGCGCTCGGCGCCGGTTCGATCGACCTGGCATTGCCGACGCGCACCGAGGTCGGCGATGCGCTGCTCTACCTGCGCGTCTTCGTCCAGGATCCGGCGGCACCTGGCGGCTGGTCGGCCAGCGGTAGTGTCGCTTTCCGGCTGATCGGCCCCGACGATGAGCTGTGGGCCAGCGGCTTCGAGGACTGA